The proteins below are encoded in one region of Halalkalicoccus jeotgali B3:
- a CDS encoding sodium/phosphate symporter: MTIEFQLEVRFVRDNRDYWRYTLAVLSVLAIGIAIRLSPLYWTPLPFNPDGFVFADIARDSLAAGSVPSPDDHRSMALPRYVFVLLLVTLSQITDIQPIWLAQPIIAVIGTIPALVAMGLVRKFGIEFGWPPRRVLVAGTLAGIVLATEGLYLRRTVAVSYEVLGLLFIPLVILCLHRFFESSRWSWLSAAGVLLLALPATHHISTMIAAVTLTVLVSIWAIQRPTRLPLTTGAIVLFGFWIYLLSYYARAPPENSGVITSNPSLIIAWIIVIASLAYWIRTAKPVLSRGAIASVNLFGFGVLALNTIQPVFPGLSTTPPLLLALVAPLLLLVLLTIWGIPVVVRSDQGPLILALLVAPLAFIGIGLTAGLSPQYDILVRRTQTFVHFGTIVVAVIAAFVLYDHMDDWPQSFGTAIKVGLPIALILVAVTTIPIAFIGLEALSYQSTTTEAEFSTATFASTTIPEPWTGDDHITRIEGNYYGSEHNAGTEPVYNWLQGGNPPACTTVAENSWTTVGAQFYPAPPEQLSDNQYADWQANNNLVYMSGSGDDQLVIVTPPGGSTEGC, translated from the coding sequence GTGACAATCGAGTTCCAACTAGAGGTGAGATTCGTGAGAGATAATCGCGACTACTGGCGATATACGCTTGCTGTGCTTTCAGTACTCGCAATTGGCATAGCAATTAGACTTTCACCCCTCTACTGGACGCCCCTGCCATTCAACCCGGACGGGTTTGTCTTTGCTGATATTGCTCGTGACTCGTTGGCAGCAGGATCTGTTCCGAGTCCGGATGACCATCGGTCAATGGCGTTACCTCGTTATGTCTTTGTACTACTCCTGGTCACCCTGAGCCAAATAACTGACATCCAGCCGATTTGGCTTGCTCAACCGATCATTGCGGTTATCGGAACGATCCCTGCTTTGGTCGCGATGGGGCTTGTACGCAAGTTCGGCATTGAATTCGGGTGGCCCCCCCGACGTGTACTTGTTGCTGGTACACTTGCAGGGATCGTCCTCGCGACTGAAGGGCTCTATCTGCGACGAACCGTAGCGGTTAGCTATGAAGTCCTCGGGTTGTTATTTATTCCCTTAGTTATTCTCTGTCTGCATCGGTTCTTCGAGTCTTCACGTTGGTCTTGGCTCAGTGCAGCAGGAGTGTTACTGCTTGCGTTGCCAGCGACACACCATATCAGTACGATGATCGCTGCAGTTACACTTACAGTCTTGGTTAGTATCTGGGCTATTCAGCGTCCGACGCGACTCCCCCTCACTACAGGAGCCATTGTCCTATTTGGATTCTGGATCTATCTGCTATCGTATTATGCACGAGCTCCTCCAGAGAATTCTGGAGTAATCACATCTAACCCCTCCTTGATAATTGCATGGATTATCGTAATCGCTAGTTTGGCATACTGGATCCGAACCGCAAAGCCGGTTTTGAGCCGAGGAGCGATCGCTTCTGTCAATCTGTTCGGTTTCGGTGTTCTTGCTTTGAATACGATCCAGCCGGTGTTTCCCGGTCTGTCTACGACACCACCATTGTTGCTTGCGTTAGTTGCACCTCTGCTGCTGCTCGTTCTTCTTACGATTTGGGGGATCCCCGTTGTAGTTCGATCAGACCAAGGACCACTTATTCTCGCTCTCTTAGTGGCACCGCTTGCCTTTATCGGGATCGGTCTGACTGCTGGATTATCACCACAATACGACATACTCGTACGACGTACACAGACGTTCGTTCATTTCGGGACAATCGTCGTGGCCGTGATTGCAGCATTTGTGCTATACGATCATATGGACGACTGGCCACAGTCATTCGGTACGGCAATTAAAGTCGGCCTGCCGATCGCACTGATCCTCGTTGCAGTCACTACAATACCGATCGCATTCATCGGACTTGAGGCACTGTCGTACCAAAGTACCACAACGGAGGCTGAATTCTCAACAGCGACGTTCGCTTCGACAACCATCCCTGAACCGTGGACTGGCGATGATCATATTACTCGGATCGAAGGTAACTACTATGGTTCCGAACACAACGCCGGTACAGAACCGGTTTACAATTGGCTCCAGGGTGGAAATCCACCTGCTTGTACGACAGTTGCAGAAAATTCGTGGACAACAGTCGGTGCTCAATTCTATCCGGCTCCGCCTGAACAGCTGTCTGATAACCAATACGCTGACTGGCAAGCGAACAATAATTTGGTGTACATGAGTGGTTCTGGCGATGACCAACTTGTGAT
- a CDS encoding ABC transporter permease, with the protein MVALTVAFLTGSTLLIVAASAQPIGLADELRSSGTATVTEDAPEDALTLPIATATREDGTDVTVIGIPANAPSSWNVPSPPDSGFLHGEGNATTIQLEGTDGSVAAAVESQDERYLFPPNWYITTPETVAELGTTETLVLTDSGNQVPTIGVPLRAALGFFLTGQSQLLSLMGAVVSGGAVLVAVTVYSVTRMSVRDRLATIRTARSTGATPRTILGTFALRAAILTTVGVLLGYALGVILPNAVLSAAIYLGFPAALDLGATTQALFILIPAYLGLILIGAVAGAVAAWSAVRDLPAQLSTAIEGRNQSGLVLLDWRTFVPATATLSVFMSVLFVISALTLTAAPVATTTGSTISEPGTAHPLNSQVPMEYTNALQADGVNASAEVMGFAVVDGQPFLTRGVEYESFASVTDAELKEGRMHTSPNEAIVGASLARSLDVEIGETLVLGGSVEEGVSRVTVVGVYTAPGAHEDQLLLSLPTAQHLAGLSNDEVNLIRTDEAIEGSEASSSVTVLDISAPERAVANDTVDVDVTLRNHGTTERSHTVTASLEDEQTEQEVTLGGGEQQTVQLSLPTAGPGDRAIEVNGEASQSITIVDPETPRLRGIPAEAPPGSEPLVEVQTVTNESLANTAVAIDDTTVETDSDGRVRLPVGSTGTREVRVATENGTATAPIEVTADADREPVVSTDVVPKSTTALTAPEVRTTVYNPWNEPIETSIRIIGPGTTTEEQIQLETGERTEYQTSLSRQPPGTYDVQVELSGTVRAETSYEVSGDERAAMALASSGYTNDSSGLDQAIEAAVGNITLLLVALGGLAASMTIGGLSAAMTRAVHSRRQAIGIHRAVGAGPYAVLQIVLRDAFIIGSLGSIGALIVSLLVMQLLDVLGLMTIYGIHIPTLPPVRVVLLTLVIGLGLTLCSATIAVGSLLYRSPAAVLTGDNRVPTRGEIRER; encoded by the coding sequence ATGGTTGCACTGACTGTTGCGTTTCTCACCGGCAGTACGTTGCTTATCGTTGCCGCTAGTGCACAGCCGATCGGTCTTGCTGATGAGCTACGATCTTCTGGAACGGCAACGGTTACAGAAGATGCACCCGAAGACGCACTAACGCTGCCGATTGCAACAGCAACAAGAGAAGATGGAACAGACGTTACCGTCATTGGCATCCCAGCTAACGCACCCTCATCGTGGAATGTTCCATCACCACCCGATAGTGGGTTCCTCCATGGAGAAGGCAACGCTACCACTATTCAGTTAGAGGGTACAGACGGATCCGTTGCAGCGGCCGTTGAGAGCCAAGACGAGAGGTACCTTTTTCCGCCTAATTGGTATATAACAACACCTGAGACGGTCGCTGAACTTGGGACAACCGAAACTCTCGTTCTGACTGATAGCGGGAATCAGGTTCCCACAATAGGTGTTCCGCTGCGGGCAGCGCTAGGCTTTTTCCTCACCGGTCAATCACAGCTGCTTTCGCTTATGGGAGCCGTTGTTAGTGGCGGCGCAGTCCTCGTTGCGGTTACGGTCTATAGCGTCACCCGAATGAGCGTTCGTGATCGTCTCGCAACGATCCGGACAGCACGATCAACGGGGGCAACACCTCGAACCATCCTTGGCACATTTGCGCTCCGTGCAGCCATCCTAACTACGGTTGGTGTTCTGCTTGGGTATGCTCTTGGTGTTATTCTTCCAAATGCAGTGCTCTCGGCAGCTATCTACCTCGGTTTTCCGGCGGCTCTCGACCTTGGTGCAACCACCCAAGCTCTCTTTATTCTCATCCCAGCCTATCTCGGTCTGATTCTTATCGGTGCAGTCGCAGGTGCAGTTGCTGCTTGGTCAGCAGTCCGTGACCTGCCTGCTCAACTCTCAACAGCGATTGAAGGCCGAAATCAATCTGGGCTCGTGTTGCTCGATTGGCGAACGTTTGTACCAGCAACGGCGACACTCTCAGTGTTCATGTCGGTTCTGTTCGTGATTTCGGCTCTCACATTGACTGCTGCACCAGTTGCGACGACTACCGGCTCAACGATTTCCGAGCCAGGCACCGCTCACCCCCTTAACAGTCAAGTACCCATGGAATATACCAACGCACTCCAGGCTGATGGGGTCAATGCTAGCGCTGAGGTCATGGGATTTGCCGTTGTTGATGGTCAACCGTTTCTTACACGAGGCGTTGAGTACGAATCGTTTGCGAGCGTCACTGATGCAGAACTCAAGGAAGGACGTATGCATACCTCACCCAATGAAGCTATTGTAGGAGCCTCATTGGCGCGATCACTTGATGTGGAGATAGGCGAAACGCTGGTTCTCGGCGGTAGTGTTGAAGAAGGAGTCTCCCGCGTTACTGTCGTCGGCGTCTATACGGCACCAGGTGCACACGAAGATCAGCTATTGCTTTCTCTTCCTACTGCGCAACATCTCGCTGGCCTAAGTAATGACGAGGTCAATCTGATTCGTACCGACGAAGCCATTGAGGGGTCAGAGGCCTCTTCCTCGGTAACAGTTCTCGATATCTCAGCACCGGAGCGCGCTGTCGCAAATGATACAGTCGATGTCGACGTCACCCTCCGAAACCACGGCACCACCGAACGGTCCCATACAGTGACCGCATCGCTTGAAGACGAACAAACTGAACAAGAGGTCACGCTTGGAGGTGGGGAGCAACAGACAGTGCAGCTTTCCCTCCCGACTGCTGGCCCTGGCGATAGAGCGATAGAAGTCAACGGAGAAGCGTCTCAATCGATCACGATCGTTGATCCAGAGACACCTCGACTACGTGGTATTCCAGCAGAGGCACCTCCAGGCAGCGAACCACTTGTTGAAGTCCAGACAGTCACCAATGAGTCACTCGCAAATACAGCCGTTGCGATCGATGACACCACTGTCGAGACTGATTCAGATGGTCGTGTCCGGCTTCCAGTCGGCTCAACTGGTACCCGTGAGGTTCGAGTTGCAACCGAGAATGGGACGGCAACAGCGCCTATCGAGGTTACGGCCGATGCCGACCGTGAACCTGTCGTTTCTACAGATGTTGTACCGAAATCGACAACAGCACTTACTGCACCTGAAGTCAGGACCACCGTCTACAATCCGTGGAACGAACCGATCGAAACATCGATTCGTATCATTGGCCCCGGGACGACTACTGAAGAACAAATCCAACTCGAGACTGGTGAACGAACTGAATATCAAACCTCGCTCTCTCGTCAACCTCCAGGAACATACGATGTCCAGGTAGAACTGTCGGGCACTGTTCGTGCAGAGACGAGCTATGAGGTTTCAGGCGACGAACGCGCTGCTATGGCACTTGCGAGTAGCGGCTATACAAACGATAGTAGCGGTCTCGACCAAGCTATCGAAGCGGCTGTCGGCAACATCACGCTTCTCTTGGTGGCGTTAGGTGGATTGGCAGCGTCTATGACTATCGGAGGCCTTTCAGCGGCGATGACACGGGCAGTTCATTCTCGTCGACAAGCAATTGGTATTCATCGAGCCGTTGGGGCCGGTCCCTATGCTGTTCTCCAAATCGTACTACGGGATGCGTTTATTATCGGTTCGCTTGGTTCCATTGGAGCTCTCATTGTCTCACTGCTCGTCATGCAGTTATTGGATGTTCTCGGATTGATGACGATCTACGGAATTCACATTCCAACACTCCCACCAGTTCGAGTAGTGCTGCTTACACTCGTGATCGGACTCGGGTTAACACTCTGTAGTGCGACGATCGCTGTCGGTTCATTACTGTATCGCTCCCCTGCTGCCGTACTAACAGGTGACAATCGAGTTCCAACTAGAGGTGAGATTCGTGAGAGATAA
- a CDS encoding oligosaccharide flippase family protein, producing the protein MTTPLLVRILGSEDYGDYAFLLSMFAIITIFSHAGISAGIRKYIVEERDQQGWKEHVFAFYARLAIGLAALGSICLILFGVFGPVERLFGDGFSLYFILLAGMLITNQIFYVFRYTLMGLHFERYSESLSVLQTFLLGVFGLSLAYIGFDVAGVLAGTTLAFLVCAFAAMWILRSRLNLTVAFRSLPTEFPAKELFNFNTYNTVFVFLTVSLYNVDILLLQPMVGSHETGLYKAALVIAEFLWLIPTAVQIIFIQSSSEMWSRDASEEITSMVSTATRYTLVLTTLLLLGIAALAAPFMELYFGPEFGAAVVPMLLLLPGVLGFAVARPIYAIGQGKGELQILIVATGTAAVINLALNLLLIPRYGMAGAAIATSIGYGSMVVFHYLAARRIGYNPFDDLRLPRIAITVGVAAPIIFGLSYVINSGLLSLIIVPPLGFLVYSTLTLRTGAVTADEIVPLLDRAPTPLSDWSIKMVHSIE; encoded by the coding sequence GTGACAACCCCACTGCTCGTCAGAATTCTTGGGAGCGAAGATTACGGAGACTATGCCTTCTTGCTCTCGATGTTCGCAATCATCACTATTTTTTCCCATGCCGGAATTTCGGCAGGTATTCGAAAGTACATCGTTGAAGAACGAGATCAGCAGGGGTGGAAAGAACACGTCTTCGCGTTTTACGCGCGCCTAGCCATAGGACTCGCAGCTCTCGGCAGTATCTGTTTGATACTCTTTGGCGTATTCGGTCCGGTCGAACGACTGTTCGGTGACGGCTTCTCCCTGTATTTCATTCTTCTTGCCGGTATGCTCATTACTAATCAAATATTCTATGTTTTTCGATATACTCTGATGGGTCTTCATTTTGAGCGCTATTCCGAATCTCTCTCCGTATTACAGACGTTCCTTTTGGGTGTTTTTGGACTGAGTTTAGCCTACATTGGTTTCGACGTTGCTGGAGTTCTCGCAGGAACAACGCTCGCCTTCTTAGTATGTGCGTTCGCAGCGATGTGGATCCTGCGGTCCCGTCTCAATCTCACAGTCGCCTTTCGGTCATTGCCCACGGAATTTCCGGCGAAGGAACTCTTCAATTTCAACACCTACAATACCGTTTTCGTTTTCCTAACGGTATCTTTATATAATGTTGACATTTTATTACTTCAGCCGATGGTCGGTAGTCACGAAACTGGATTGTACAAGGCTGCACTAGTCATTGCGGAGTTTTTGTGGCTCATCCCGACCGCGGTGCAAATTATTTTCATCCAGTCTTCTTCGGAGATGTGGTCACGGGATGCCAGCGAGGAGATTACCAGTATGGTGAGCACCGCAACCCGATACACGTTGGTGCTTACGACGCTGTTACTTCTCGGTATTGCAGCGCTCGCAGCTCCGTTCATGGAACTCTATTTCGGACCTGAATTCGGTGCTGCGGTCGTCCCCATGTTACTCCTCCTCCCTGGTGTGCTCGGATTCGCAGTCGCTCGCCCGATCTATGCGATCGGACAGGGAAAAGGAGAACTGCAAATACTGATCGTCGCAACCGGAACTGCAGCAGTCATTAATCTTGCTCTGAACCTACTCTTAATCCCACGATACGGGATGGCTGGTGCAGCGATCGCAACCAGCATCGGGTACGGATCGATGGTCGTCTTTCACTATCTCGCAGCCCGCCGAATCGGCTACAACCCGTTCGATGATCTTCGACTTCCCCGTATCGCCATCACCGTTGGTGTAGCTGCACCGATCATCTTTGGACTCTCTTATGTGATCAACTCCGGACTCCTCTCGCTCATAATCGTCCCTCCCCTTGGCTTCCTCGTCTATTCGACGCTCACGTTGCGGACCGGTGCGGTCACAGCGGATGAGATCGTCCCACTCCTCGACCGTGCTCCAACTCCACTGTCGGATTGGTCGATCAAGATGGTTCACAGCATCGAGTAA
- a CDS encoding glycosyltransferase gives MSDAVRFSIICPVYNDPAGIYDTIQSLIDIDYPKNDYEIIVVDNNSSDETLSVIKKLESDHPHLVTSLVESDIQSSYAARNTGINAASGEYLAFIDADMTAPPEWLNDLEQCFRQGSDYIGCDVNITIPNDKQTIWARYDRAQGLPVHYYMNYKNYSPTCSLAVRRSVIENVGLFDSTVKSGGDAEFGHRVNKRNYCSYYASDTHLQHPARTSASNHFSKAARLGRASAERRISSDNSAVKIIDFLPPNPIRLYRRLRDLNYSLSILLTFYMITYLLKIRKIVSRIRTVF, from the coding sequence ATGAGCGACGCTGTGAGATTTTCCATAATCTGTCCTGTCTACAATGATCCAGCAGGCATATATGATACTATTCAATCGCTTATAGATATTGATTATCCCAAAAATGACTATGAGATTATTGTTGTAGATAATAATTCGTCAGATGAGACTCTCTCTGTTATCAAGAAGCTTGAGTCAGACCATCCTCATCTTGTAACTAGCCTCGTAGAATCGGATATTCAGAGTTCGTATGCCGCTCGCAATACTGGAATCAATGCCGCTTCCGGCGAGTATCTTGCATTCATTGACGCGGATATGACCGCACCTCCAGAATGGCTAAACGATTTAGAGCAGTGCTTTCGACAAGGTTCAGATTATATTGGGTGTGACGTTAATATAACCATTCCGAATGATAAACAAACTATTTGGGCTCGTTACGATCGTGCGCAGGGTCTTCCAGTACACTACTACATGAATTATAAGAACTACTCTCCAACCTGTTCATTAGCTGTACGACGGTCGGTGATCGAGAACGTCGGGCTATTTGATTCCACCGTCAAATCTGGTGGAGATGCAGAATTTGGCCATCGTGTCAACAAAAGAAATTATTGTTCTTATTATGCATCGGATACTCACCTTCAGCATCCTGCTCGGACCTCCGCCTCAAATCATTTTTCAAAGGCTGCTCGCCTTGGTCGTGCCTCCGCTGAGCGACGAATATCATCTGATAATAGCGCTGTTAAAATAATAGATTTCCTACCACCAAATCCTATTAGACTCTATAGACGACTTCGAGATCTCAATTACTCCTTATCAATTCTACTAACATTCTATATGATTACTTACCTACTAAAGATAAGAAAAATCGTTTCTCGAATCAGAACAGTATTTTAG
- a CDS encoding polysaccharide pyruvyl transferase family protein, whose translation MVRIGILTFSNNENRGALLQAYCVKQLLEQEIEGSTVSVVDYRTKSKERSRRFNIFAKHPKKLPTLLNRIQDFRICENFAQNTLFEDTDQLITNDHGEAVSWLEEKNYDLIITGSDEVWKIRSKREGIHKYTRPNRPFPNLYFLDPSLSATTASYAASSNTTIPDRLNKYERKTMERHISAIDFVSVRDHHTKELLSDFGIKNVRKVPDPTLTVDIPIRSNSSRILKKNGIDVDKPVLNVHSEEHPAIRRACKYYKNKGYQIISTRSSPYADINMMGKVDPFEYYSLYNLCDLVLTTSLHSTIFSLKNGTPFVTIDTNEIYRDIESKTHSLLRDFELLERHVPVSSHSRLLQEDQLEKYEMGLDQDHVKSKINKMRKDGRKYIQSIGQNINQRN comes from the coding sequence ATGGTCCGAATCGGGATTCTCACATTCAGTAATAACGAAAATAGAGGAGCGCTATTACAGGCATATTGTGTGAAACAACTACTTGAACAAGAAATAGAGGGGTCAACTGTCTCAGTCGTCGATTATCGTACTAAATCAAAAGAGAGAAGCAGGAGATTTAACATTTTCGCTAAACATCCTAAAAAGCTTCCAACGCTCTTGAATAGAATACAGGACTTTCGAATATGTGAAAATTTTGCTCAGAACACACTTTTTGAAGACACAGATCAACTGATTACTAATGATCACGGTGAAGCAGTATCATGGTTAGAAGAAAAAAACTATGATTTGATAATTACAGGAAGTGATGAAGTTTGGAAGATTCGGTCAAAAAGAGAAGGTATACACAAATATACACGTCCGAATCGCCCATTTCCAAATTTATACTTTTTAGATCCATCACTATCCGCAACAACTGCTTCGTATGCTGCCTCAAGCAATACAACGATTCCAGATCGTCTCAACAAATATGAGAGAAAGACAATGGAAAGACATATTTCAGCAATAGATTTTGTGAGTGTACGAGACCACCATACTAAGGAATTGCTCTCGGATTTTGGAATAAAGAACGTAAGAAAAGTTCCGGATCCAACGTTGACAGTAGATATTCCCATAAGGAGTAATAGTAGTAGAATCTTGAAGAAAAATGGTATAGATGTAGATAAGCCCGTGCTTAATGTGCATTCTGAGGAACACCCGGCGATAAGAAGAGCTTGTAAGTATTATAAAAACAAAGGGTATCAAATAATATCCACACGGTCATCACCATATGCAGATATTAACATGATGGGGAAGGTAGATCCCTTTGAATACTACTCACTATACAATTTATGTGATCTAGTTCTAACAACTAGCCTTCATTCTACTATTTTTTCGCTAAAGAACGGTACCCCCTTTGTCACTATTGACACGAACGAAATTTATAGAGATATAGAGAGCAAGACTCATTCACTCCTACGTGACTTTGAGTTGCTCGAAAGACATGTGCCAGTTAGTAGCCATAGTAGATTATTACAAGAAGATCAGCTCGAAAAATATGAGATGGGCTTAGATCAAGATCATGTAAAATCAAAAATTAATAAAATGAGAAAAGATGGTAGAAAATATATACAGAGTATAGGTCAAAACATAAACCAACGCAACTAA
- a CDS encoding FAD-binding protein yields MTYESLLDEKVETKVDQLSNHTWLRIGGTAEIATPKSKEEAIELLSCCKENNIPYRILGAGSNLLVDTNGITDLIIDMKKCCQSIEVDGTSVTAGASVKLPQLANYIIRHDLGGIEYLYSVPGTVGGGVFMNAGRGMGHNSTLSDYLVSVEFFNGKEIETQPREYFDFSNRYSSFQDHNDWVILSATFEFPEENEEDSTQKIKDRMLKTKSRERSLPNAGSVFKTGQPLPLKGLQIGDAKFSDNNRIINTGDATSKDVERLMKIAKIANKIIPGGRDLKTEYQIWKDDN; encoded by the coding sequence ATGACCTATGAGTCGCTCTTGGATGAGAAGGTGGAAACAAAGGTAGACCAACTTTCTAATCATACTTGGCTACGTATTGGTGGTACTGCTGAGATCGCGACTCCGAAATCAAAAGAAGAAGCTATTGAATTGCTATCATGCTGTAAAGAAAATAATATCCCCTATCGTATTCTTGGAGCTGGATCAAATTTATTGGTTGACACTAATGGTATTACCGATCTTATAATTGATATGAAGAAATGTTGCCAGTCAATAGAGGTTGATGGGACCTCTGTAACTGCTGGTGCGTCTGTAAAATTGCCACAGCTTGCAAATTATATAATTCGGCATGATCTCGGTGGTATTGAGTACCTATACTCCGTCCCTGGAACTGTTGGTGGAGGAGTATTCATGAACGCAGGACGTGGTATGGGTCATAATTCAACGCTCTCGGACTACCTAGTTTCAGTTGAATTTTTTAATGGAAAGGAGATTGAAACTCAGCCGAGAGAATATTTTGATTTTTCCAATAGATATTCGTCATTCCAAGATCATAACGATTGGGTGATACTTTCCGCTACCTTTGAATTTCCTGAAGAGAACGAAGAAGACAGTACTCAGAAGATAAAGGATAGGATGTTGAAAACAAAAAGTCGTGAACGTTCTCTCCCAAACGCTGGTTCAGTATTTAAGACGGGACAGCCCTTACCTCTCAAAGGATTGCAAATAGGCGATGCAAAATTTTCTGATAATAATAGGATTATTAATACAGGAGACGCCACTTCGAAAGATGTCGAACGGCTTATGAAGATAGCAAAAATAGCAAACAAGATTATTCCCGGTGGACGGGATCTCAAAACGGAGTATCAAATTTGGAAAGATGATAATTAG
- a CDS encoding glycosyltransferase, with product MPQPFVSVIIPAYNGAERLKKVLNALQGQTYPDDRFEVLVVDNGSTDRTPEVIAQSPFQGYEETDVQGPYAARNTGIKHSKGEIIALLDATCIPNSDWLEAGIECFGDKSIDLVGGQVTFDLGDDPSPAEIYDSKGNVQMERNIRERNVAKTGNLFFRRDVFETIGPFPHDLRSGGDVLWTGKATRSGFNLVYCADAEVHYPAKQFHSLVRKQYRVGKGRPNIWEINGKEPVEAVLSGVLAFPMKVINTFGSDSGNSTSEANDDEAVSPAVIMVGAICYIAQLLGTAVTLVSIAQKD from the coding sequence ATGCCACAGCCATTCGTTTCCGTCATCATACCGGCCTACAATGGAGCAGAGCGACTCAAAAAAGTTCTGAATGCACTCCAAGGACAAACGTATCCCGACGACCGGTTCGAAGTACTCGTCGTGGACAATGGCTCGACGGATCGAACTCCAGAGGTAATTGCCCAATCACCGTTTCAGGGCTATGAAGAGACGGACGTACAGGGGCCGTATGCGGCCCGTAACACCGGAATAAAGCACTCAAAAGGGGAGATCATTGCACTTCTGGATGCGACCTGTATCCCGAACAGCGACTGGCTCGAGGCAGGAATCGAATGCTTCGGCGACAAGTCGATCGATCTCGTTGGCGGCCAAGTGACGTTCGACCTCGGCGACGATCCTTCTCCCGCCGAGATCTATGATTCGAAGGGTAACGTCCAGATGGAGCGGAACATCCGTGAGAGGAATGTAGCCAAGACAGGTAATCTGTTTTTTAGACGTGACGTATTCGAGACGATCGGACCATTTCCCCACGATCTTCGGTCGGGAGGCGACGTACTTTGGACTGGAAAAGCAACACGATCCGGATTTAATCTCGTATACTGCGCGGATGCGGAAGTCCACTACCCGGCCAAACAGTTCCATTCGTTGGTCCGCAAGCAGTACCGAGTCGGTAAAGGAAGACCGAACATTTGGGAGATAAACGGGAAAGAGCCGGTTGAAGCCGTCCTTTCCGGAGTACTCGCGTTCCCGATGAAGGTGATAAATACGTTCGGATCCGACAGTGGGAACTCCACGTCCGAGGCGAACGATGATGAAGCGGTATCACCGGCAGTGATTATGGTAGGTGCGATCTGCTATATCGCTCAACTTCTGGGAACTGCTGTTACACTGGTTTCAATAGCCCAAAAAGATTGA
- a CDS encoding DUF354 domain-containing protein — MKIIFTIQHPAHVHLFRNAIQKLKEDGHQVHVYARNKDIAIDLLEAYDIDHTVLAGDADRLSKLALVQAKYELRLAWEAWRIKPDVIVAMGEPAVAHVAKLVGARSLIFTDTEIGTLQNKLAFPLADRIYTPECYQGDIGPKQVRYPGYHELAYLHPDRFTPDPSVVEELEIDPDEKFVVLRLVAWNAAHDVGHGGFSDPKEVVDKLEATGARVLITAENGIADELDSYKIDIPPEKIHHVLYYADLFVGESATMATESAVLGTPAIFVSSTRRGYTDELEDKYGMVFTYSDNDRHVRGIEKAIELLQQPSTDRWEQRRDTILDEKIDTTNLILEQSTT, encoded by the coding sequence ATGAAGATCATCTTCACGATCCAGCATCCGGCACACGTCCACCTGTTTCGAAACGCGATCCAGAAGCTCAAGGAAGACGGCCACCAGGTCCACGTCTATGCACGCAACAAGGACATCGCGATCGATCTGCTTGAAGCATACGACATAGACCACACCGTCCTTGCTGGCGATGCTGATCGTTTGAGCAAACTGGCCCTCGTGCAGGCGAAATACGAACTTCGATTGGCGTGGGAAGCGTGGCGGATCAAACCCGACGTAATAGTCGCCATGGGTGAGCCAGCAGTTGCTCACGTCGCCAAATTAGTTGGAGCCCGTAGCCTAATCTTTACCGATACCGAGATCGGAACGCTGCAGAACAAACTCGCCTTTCCCCTTGCTGATCGCATCTATACACCGGAATGCTATCAAGGTGATATCGGTCCGAAGCAGGTCCGCTATCCCGGATATCACGAGTTGGCGTATCTCCATCCCGACCGGTTCACTCCGGATCCCTCCGTCGTCGAGGAGCTCGAGATCGATCCCGACGAGAAGTTCGTCGTTTTACGACTCGTAGCGTGGAATGCTGCCCATGACGTCGGGCATGGTGGTTTCTCGGATCCAAAAGAAGTAGTAGATAAACTGGAGGCCACCGGTGCTCGCGTGTTGATCACTGCCGAGAACGGTATTGCTGACGAGCTGGATTCGTACAAGATTGATATCCCTCCCGAGAAGATTCATCACGTCCTCTACTACGCGGACCTCTTCGTTGGAGAGAGTGCCACGATGGCGACTGAAAGTGCTGTGCTTGGGACACCAGCTATTTTTGTCTCTTCTACAAGGCGGGGATATACCGACGAATTAGAGGACAAATACGGAATGGTGTTTACCTATTCGGACAATGATCGACATGTCAGAGGAATAGAAAAAGCGATCGAACTCCTGCAGCAACCGAGTACCGATCGTTGGGAACAGCGCCGAGACACTATACTCGACGAGAAAATAGATACGACTAACCTCATCCTCGAACAGAGCACCACATAA